The following are from one region of the Knoellia sp. p5-6-4 genome:
- the galK gene encoding galactokinase, with translation MSAPCGARWRPPPDSHEVASTLSRRFEQRFGEPPSGVWAAPGRVNLIGEHTDYNQGLCLPMALPHRTYAAVRVRADRANRVASLQQDDGWEGTLDDVGPGSPRGWAAYAAGVLWALGQRGLDLPGLDVLVDGHVPPGSGLSSSAALECSVAAAVAGLVDEVGSLAPEELVEACVAAENVVAGASTGGLDQSTALRARAGHVMLLDCRDFSVEQVPWMLDGWTLLVVDTRAPHALVDGQYAQRRRSCEEAAARLGVTSLRDVEAAELESALARLAGDEVLVRRTRHVVTEIERVRRAAHSLRGGDVAALGQLMAASHVSLRDDYEVSCPELDTVVDTALHAGAAGARMTGGGFGGSAVALVRQDESAAVADAVAAAFADRGWGAPQVLEAVPSGPATRVQPRS, from the coding sequence GTGAGCGCTCCCTGCGGGGCGCGGTGGCGGCCGCCACCGGACTCCCACGAGGTGGCGAGCACCCTGAGCCGGCGGTTCGAGCAGCGGTTCGGTGAGCCGCCGTCCGGCGTGTGGGCGGCCCCCGGGCGCGTCAACCTCATCGGCGAGCACACCGACTACAACCAAGGGCTGTGCCTGCCGATGGCGCTCCCCCACCGCACGTATGCCGCGGTACGGGTCCGCGCGGACCGCGCCAACCGGGTGGCCTCTCTGCAGCAGGACGACGGGTGGGAGGGCACCCTCGACGACGTCGGCCCCGGTTCCCCCCGGGGCTGGGCGGCCTACGCGGCCGGGGTGCTCTGGGCGCTGGGACAGCGAGGTCTGGACCTGCCCGGGCTCGACGTGCTCGTCGACGGCCACGTGCCCCCGGGCAGCGGGTTGTCGTCCTCAGCGGCCCTGGAGTGCTCTGTCGCGGCGGCCGTGGCAGGTCTCGTCGACGAGGTGGGGTCACTGGCGCCGGAGGAGCTCGTCGAGGCCTGCGTCGCCGCGGAGAACGTGGTCGCGGGCGCGAGCACCGGCGGCCTCGACCAGTCCACCGCGCTGCGTGCCCGCGCCGGTCACGTCATGCTGCTCGACTGCCGCGACTTCTCCGTCGAGCAGGTCCCGTGGATGCTCGACGGATGGACCCTTCTCGTGGTCGACACCCGGGCGCCGCACGCCCTCGTAGACGGCCAGTACGCGCAGCGGCGACGCAGCTGCGAGGAGGCCGCCGCCAGGCTGGGAGTCACCTCCCTGCGCGACGTGGAGGCCGCCGAGCTCGAGAGCGCGCTGGCACGGCTGGCCGGAGACGAGGTGCTCGTGCGCCGCACCCGCCACGTCGTCACCGAGATCGAGCGGGTGCGCCGGGCGGCCCACTCGCTCAGGGGCGGCGACGTGGCCGCCCTCGGCCAGCTGATGGCCGCCTCTCACGTCTCGCTGCGCGACGACTACGAGGTGTCGTGCCCCGAGCTCGACACCGTCGTCGACACCGCCCTGCACGCGGGAGCCGCCGGGGCCCGGATGACCGGCGGCGGGTTCGGCGGGTCGGCGGTCGCGCTCGTGCGCCAGGACGAGTCGGCCGCCGTGGCGGACGCGGTCGCCGCCGCCTTCGCCGACCGTGGTTGGGGCGCACCGCAAGTGCTCGAGGCCGTGCCCTCCGGACCCGCGACCCGCGTTCAGCCCAGGTCGTAG
- a CDS encoding exodeoxyribonuclease III has translation MRVITANVNGIRACARRGGVQWLAEQGADVLCLQEVRATDAQLSQVLEEAGLGDWHVAHTEAADKGRAGVAVVSRAVPLRVQVGVGPLEFASSGRWVEVDLASPAGAVTVVSTYVHTGDADTPRQLEKYRFLDAITDRLEAWAAAGSLAVVTGDLNVAHREDDLKNWKGNLKKSGFLPQERAYFDRWFEFGEWVDAHRELHGPGPGPYTW, from the coding sequence ATGCGTGTGATCACGGCCAACGTCAACGGGATCCGAGCCTGCGCCCGCCGCGGCGGGGTGCAGTGGCTCGCGGAGCAGGGCGCCGACGTCCTGTGCCTGCAGGAGGTCCGGGCCACCGACGCCCAGCTTTCGCAGGTCCTCGAGGAAGCCGGGCTAGGGGACTGGCACGTGGCCCACACCGAGGCTGCCGACAAGGGGCGGGCCGGCGTCGCGGTCGTGAGCCGGGCAGTGCCGCTGCGCGTGCAGGTGGGGGTGGGGCCGCTGGAGTTTGCCAGCAGCGGCCGCTGGGTGGAGGTCGATCTCGCCAGCCCGGCCGGTGCGGTCACCGTGGTCTCGACGTACGTGCACACCGGCGACGCGGACACCCCGCGCCAGCTCGAGAAGTACCGCTTCCTCGACGCCATCACCGACCGGCTCGAGGCCTGGGCCGCGGCCGGCTCGCTGGCTGTGGTGACCGGTGACCTCAACGTCGCGCACCGCGAGGACGACCTGAAGAACTGGAAGGGCAACCTCAAGAAGTCCGGCTTCCTCCCGCAGGAGCGGGCCTACTTCGACCGGTGGTTCGAGTTCGGTGAGTGGGTCGACGCGCACCGGGAGCTGCACGGACCCGGCCCGGGTCCCTACACGTGGTGA
- a CDS encoding peptidase S10, translated as MADETADTRPAPAPSTGQAADQDGHTVTTTPAPPEDDVVSTRHTLRVGRRTLRYTATTGRVVLRDEVFEDGKFTGFKPKAEMSLTAYVVDAPAGQNRPVTFAFNGGPGSSSVWLHLGLFGPRRVVMGDVGELVAPPYALEDNAQSMLAVSDLVFIDPVSTGYSRAVEGGTAKEYHGYSGDIESVGELIRLWTTRHNRWMSPKFLAGESYGTLRAAALAEHLQSRHGMYLNGVMLISSVLDLGSIGLHEPEDRGYANFLPTYAAVAHYHGKHGRRSLRSVLAEAEAYASRDYPWVLSRGNRLTRAERTEAVSTLARLTGLSEDYVERADLRIEHVRFFTELLREQRLAVGRLDSRFTGPLGSALAEAYDADPSHDAIAGPYAAAWNHYVRSELEYKNDLPYVQISAKAHEEWSYKEFEGRAVNAAPKLARAMRANPHLRVHVAYGYHDGATPYFAAQDVIAHLQVPQALTANIEHVYYEAGHMMYVHEPSRLQQSKDLADFVTRASQP; from the coding sequence ATGGCTGACGAGACCGCTGACACCCGCCCCGCGCCGGCCCCGTCCACCGGGCAGGCCGCCGACCAGGACGGCCACACCGTGACCACCACCCCGGCGCCGCCCGAGGACGACGTGGTCAGCACCCGGCACACCCTCCGGGTCGGCCGGCGCACCCTGCGCTACACCGCCACCACCGGACGCGTGGTGCTGCGCGACGAGGTCTTCGAGGACGGGAAGTTCACCGGCTTCAAACCCAAGGCCGAGATGTCGCTGACCGCCTACGTCGTCGACGCGCCGGCGGGGCAGAACCGTCCGGTGACCTTCGCCTTCAACGGCGGCCCCGGCTCGTCCTCGGTGTGGCTGCACCTCGGCCTGTTCGGGCCCCGTCGTGTCGTGATGGGTGACGTCGGTGAGCTGGTGGCACCGCCCTACGCACTCGAGGACAACGCGCAGTCGATGCTGGCCGTGAGCGACCTCGTCTTCATCGACCCGGTGTCCACCGGCTACTCGCGCGCCGTCGAGGGCGGCACCGCCAAGGAGTACCACGGCTACAGCGGCGACATCGAGAGCGTCGGCGAGCTGATCCGCCTGTGGACCACGCGGCACAACCGCTGGATGTCGCCGAAGTTCCTGGCCGGCGAGTCCTACGGAACGCTGCGGGCGGCGGCCCTGGCCGAGCACCTGCAGTCCCGTCACGGCATGTACCTCAACGGCGTCATGCTCATCTCCAGCGTGCTCGACCTCGGCTCCATCGGGCTGCACGAGCCGGAGGACCGCGGGTACGCCAACTTCCTGCCCACCTACGCCGCCGTCGCGCACTACCACGGCAAGCACGGCCGCCGGAGCCTGCGCAGCGTGCTCGCCGAGGCCGAGGCCTATGCCTCCCGGGACTACCCGTGGGTGCTCTCCCGCGGCAACCGGCTCACCCGCGCCGAGCGCACGGAGGCCGTCAGCACGCTCGCCCGCCTCACCGGGCTCAGCGAGGACTACGTCGAGCGCGCCGACCTGCGCATCGAGCACGTGCGGTTCTTCACCGAGCTGCTGCGCGAGCAGCGCCTCGCCGTGGGCCGCCTCGACAGCCGGTTCACCGGTCCCCTGGGCAGTGCCCTGGCCGAGGCGTACGACGCCGACCCGAGCCACGACGCCATCGCCGGCCCGTACGCCGCAGCCTGGAACCACTACGTGCGCAGCGAGCTCGAGTACAAGAACGACCTGCCCTACGTGCAGATCTCGGCCAAGGCCCACGAGGAGTGGTCCTACAAGGAGTTCGAGGGTCGTGCCGTCAACGCAGCCCCCAAGCTGGCCCGGGCGATGCGCGCCAACCCGCACCTGCGCGTGCACGTCGCCTACGGCTACCACGACGGCGCCACCCCGTACTTCGCGGCCCAGGACGTCATCGCGCACCTGCAGGTCCCACAGGCGCTGACGGCGAACATCGAGCATGTCTACTACGAGGCGGGGCACATGATGTACGTCCACGAGCCCAGCCGGCTGCAGCAGAGCAAGGATCTCGCGGACTTCGTCACCAGGGCCAGCCAGCCCTGA
- a CDS encoding NADP-dependent isocitrate dehydrogenase: MAKIIYTLTDEAPMLATYSFLPVIEAFAGTAGVEVETRDISLAGRIIAAFDDRLPQEQRIGDALSELGQLATTPEANIIKLPNISASVPQLKAAIAELQAQGYALPDYPDEPATDDEKDARARYDSVKGSAVNPVLREGNSDRRAPQAVKNYARSHPHSMGAWSADSRTRVATMGKDDFRSNEQSVVMPADDTLTIQFVGESGTTPLKENLTVLEGEVVDSTVMRAAALDAFLKEQVSAAKADDVLFSVHLKATMMKVSDPIIFGHVVRAFLPEVFETYGTELAAAGLSPNNGLGAILGGLDKLPEGVRDGVRAAIEKGLADGPRLAMVNSDKGITNLHVPSDVIVDASMPAMIRTSGHMWGPDGEEHDTLAVIPDSSYAGVYQAVIDDCRAHGAYDPTTMGSVPNVGLMAQKAEEYGSHDKTFEMTEAGKVQVVGSAGDVLMEHDVQPGDIWRACQTKDAPIRDWVKLAVTRARASQTPAVFWLDPERAHDANLIAKVEQYLPEHDTEGLDIKILSPVEAAKLSVERIRRGEDTISVTGNVLRDYNTDLFPILELGTSAKMLSVVPLMNGGGLFETGAGGSAPKHVQQLVQENYLRWDSLGEFLALAESLRHMATTADNPRATVLADTLDRATERLLNENKSPARKVGQIDNRGSHFYLAMFWADELAKQTDDAELAQAFAPLAESLSANEEAITTELIGVQGQPADIGGYYRPDEAKASSVMRPSKTFNDALASLR, translated from the coding sequence ATGGCCAAGATCATCTACACCCTCACCGACGAAGCGCCGATGCTGGCGACCTACTCGTTCCTACCGGTCATCGAGGCGTTCGCCGGCACGGCCGGCGTCGAGGTCGAGACCCGCGACATCTCCCTGGCGGGACGCATCATCGCGGCGTTCGACGACCGCCTGCCGCAGGAGCAGCGGATCGGCGACGCGCTCTCCGAGCTCGGTCAGCTGGCCACCACCCCCGAGGCCAACATCATCAAGCTGCCGAACATCTCGGCGTCGGTGCCGCAGCTCAAGGCCGCCATCGCCGAGCTGCAGGCCCAGGGCTACGCGCTGCCGGACTACCCGGACGAGCCGGCGACCGACGACGAGAAGGACGCCCGCGCCCGCTACGACAGCGTCAAGGGCAGCGCGGTCAACCCGGTGCTGCGCGAGGGCAACTCCGACCGCCGTGCCCCCCAGGCCGTCAAGAACTACGCCCGCAGCCACCCGCACTCGATGGGTGCGTGGAGCGCCGACTCCAGGACCCGGGTCGCCACCATGGGCAAGGACGACTTCCGCTCCAACGAGCAGTCGGTGGTCATGCCCGCCGACGACACCCTCACCATCCAGTTCGTCGGTGAGTCGGGCACCACGCCGCTGAAGGAGAACCTCACGGTCCTCGAGGGCGAGGTCGTCGACTCCACGGTGATGCGCGCCGCCGCGCTCGACGCCTTCCTCAAGGAGCAGGTCTCCGCGGCCAAGGCCGACGACGTCCTCTTCTCCGTGCACCTCAAGGCCACGATGATGAAGGTCTCCGACCCGATCATCTTCGGCCACGTCGTGCGCGCGTTCCTCCCCGAGGTCTTCGAGACCTACGGCACCGAGCTCGCCGCCGCGGGCCTCTCCCCCAACAACGGCCTCGGCGCGATCCTGGGCGGGCTCGACAAGCTGCCCGAGGGAGTCCGCGACGGGGTCCGCGCCGCCATCGAGAAGGGCCTGGCCGACGGCCCGCGCCTGGCCATGGTCAACTCCGACAAGGGCATCACCAACCTGCACGTGCCGAGCGACGTCATCGTCGACGCCTCCATGCCGGCGATGATCCGCACCTCCGGCCACATGTGGGGCCCGGACGGCGAGGAGCACGACACCCTCGCGGTGATTCCCGACAGCTCCTACGCCGGCGTCTACCAGGCCGTCATCGACGACTGCAGGGCCCACGGCGCCTACGACCCGACCACGATGGGCTCGGTGCCCAACGTCGGCCTCATGGCCCAGAAGGCCGAGGAGTACGGCAGCCACGACAAGACCTTCGAGATGACCGAGGCCGGCAAGGTCCAGGTCGTGGGCAGCGCCGGCGACGTGCTCATGGAGCACGACGTGCAGCCCGGTGACATCTGGCGCGCCTGCCAGACCAAGGACGCCCCGATCCGCGACTGGGTCAAGCTGGCCGTCACCCGCGCCCGCGCCTCGCAGACGCCGGCGGTGTTCTGGCTCGACCCCGAGCGCGCCCACGACGCCAACCTCATCGCCAAGGTCGAGCAGTACCTGCCCGAGCACGACACCGAGGGCCTGGACATCAAGATCCTCTCCCCGGTCGAGGCGGCCAAGCTCTCGGTCGAGCGCATCCGCCGCGGCGAGGACACCATCTCGGTCACCGGCAACGTGCTGCGCGACTACAACACCGACCTGTTCCCGATCCTCGAGCTGGGCACCAGCGCCAAGATGCTCTCGGTCGTGCCGCTGATGAACGGCGGTGGCCTGTTCGAGACCGGCGCCGGCGGCTCCGCCCCCAAGCACGTGCAGCAGCTCGTGCAGGAGAACTACCTGCGCTGGGACAGCCTCGGTGAGTTCCTCGCCCTCGCCGAGAGCCTGCGGCACATGGCGACGACGGCCGACAACCCGCGAGCGACGGTGCTCGCCGACACCCTCGACCGTGCGACCGAGCGGCTGCTCAACGAGAACAAGTCCCCGGCCCGCAAGGTCGGGCAGATCGACAACCGCGGCAGCCACTTCTACCTCGCGATGTTCTGGGCGGACGAGCTCGCGAAGCAGACCGACGACGCCGAGCTCGCACAGGCGTTCGCGCCGCTCGCGGAGTCGCTGAGCGCCAACGAGGAGGCCATCACGACCGAGCTCATCGGCGTGCAGGGCCAGCCGGCCGACATCGGCGGCTACTACCGCCCCGACGAGGCCAAGGCCTCGTCGGTCATGCGCCCGTCGAAGACCTTCAACGACGCGCTGGCGTCCCTGCGCTAG
- a CDS encoding cryptochrome/photolyase family protein — translation MTRRWLFADQLGPHFRSGREGVLLVESTAALARRRYHRQKLHLLLSVLRHRAAELGDSAVLLRTRTYAEALDQLGETVRAHEPTSRAAADLVHRLLEDGRVEAVDPTPGFSLARADFAQWAGGRRRLRMEDFYRFQRQRLDLLVDDGRPVGGRWSFDQDNREPPPKGRDHLDVPAPYRPREDEIDAQVREDLDRWERDGVVSTVGSDGPRLFAATRREAVTALERFVTERLPAFGPHEDAMLRGDWAMAHSLLSPTLNLGLLDPVEVVRRAVRAYEEGQAPLASVEGFVRQVIGWREYVWHLYWHFGPTYRRRNAFAAHEPLPPWFDDLDADAVDAACLHDVLAGVRDRGWVHHIPRLMVLGSWAAQRGYDPDELTEWFQTRFVDGYDWVMPANVVGMSQHADGGAMATKPYVAGGAYINKMSDYCGGCRYDPKVRAGEHACPFTAGYWAYLDRNAERLEGNPRLARPLQQRHRLADLEDLVAQERSRGDAAPDRHPQTGMPGGHHAW, via the coding sequence ATGACCCGGCGCTGGCTCTTCGCCGACCAGCTGGGTCCGCACTTCCGGTCGGGGCGCGAGGGCGTCCTGCTCGTCGAGAGCACCGCAGCGCTGGCCCGGCGCCGGTACCACCGGCAGAAGCTGCACCTGCTCCTGTCGGTCCTGCGGCACCGGGCGGCCGAGCTCGGTGACTCCGCGGTGCTGCTGCGCACGCGCACGTACGCCGAGGCCCTCGACCAGCTCGGTGAGACCGTGCGGGCCCACGAACCGACCTCGCGTGCGGCGGCCGACCTCGTCCACCGCCTGCTCGAGGACGGCCGCGTCGAGGCGGTCGACCCGACACCCGGCTTCAGCCTCGCCCGCGCCGACTTCGCCCAGTGGGCCGGTGGTCGCCGCCGGCTGCGCATGGAGGACTTCTACCGGTTCCAGCGCCAAAGGCTCGACCTGCTCGTCGACGACGGCCGTCCCGTCGGCGGGCGCTGGTCGTTCGACCAGGACAACCGGGAGCCGCCGCCCAAGGGGCGGGACCACCTCGACGTGCCGGCGCCCTACCGCCCGCGGGAGGACGAGATCGACGCGCAGGTGCGAGAGGACCTCGACCGCTGGGAGCGCGACGGCGTCGTGAGCACCGTCGGCAGCGACGGTCCGAGGCTCTTCGCCGCCACGCGCCGCGAGGCCGTCACGGCGCTCGAGCGCTTCGTCACCGAACGCCTGCCGGCTTTCGGGCCGCACGAGGACGCCATGCTCCGGGGCGACTGGGCGATGGCCCACAGCCTTCTCTCCCCGACGCTGAACCTGGGCCTGCTGGACCCGGTCGAGGTGGTGCGCCGTGCGGTCCGGGCGTACGAGGAGGGGCAGGCGCCGCTGGCGTCGGTCGAGGGCTTCGTGCGCCAGGTCATCGGGTGGCGCGAGTACGTCTGGCACCTCTACTGGCACTTCGGCCCGACCTACCGGCGGCGCAACGCCTTCGCGGCGCATGAGCCACTCCCGCCCTGGTTCGACGACCTCGACGCCGACGCGGTCGACGCCGCCTGTCTGCACGACGTGCTGGCCGGTGTGCGGGACCGGGGGTGGGTGCACCACATCCCGCGCCTGATGGTCCTCGGCAGCTGGGCCGCGCAGCGCGGCTACGACCCGGACGAGCTGACGGAGTGGTTCCAGACCCGGTTCGTCGACGGCTACGACTGGGTCATGCCGGCCAACGTGGTCGGCATGAGCCAGCACGCCGACGGTGGCGCGATGGCGACCAAGCCCTACGTCGCCGGCGGCGCCTACATCAACAAGATGTCTGACTACTGCGGCGGCTGCCGCTACGACCCCAAGGTCAGGGCGGGGGAGCACGCGTGCCCGTTCACCGCCGGTTACTGGGCCTACCTCGACCGCAACGCGGAGCGGCTCGAGGGCAACCCGCGCCTCGCCCGCCCGCTCCAGCAGCGCCACCGCCTCGCGGACCTCGAGGACCTCGTCGCGCAGGAGCGGTCCCGCGGCGACGCGGCCCCTGACCGGCACCCTCAGACAGGTATGCCGGGTGGTCACCACGCGTGGTGA
- a CDS encoding slipin family protein, with protein MPRLGVAVVRQYERGVVFRLGRLRNVREPGMRFMIPLVDRMEKVSLRTVTMPIPSQQIITQDNVSIGVAAVAYFRRVDPVRSIIEIENVESAVGQYAQTTVRNMVGRSTLDEVLSNTEALNEAIKRVLDVTTEQWGVLVQLVELKDIELPSSMQRAMAKQAEAEREKRAKIIAAEGEALSVGKLAEAADVIARSPIALQLRNLQVLSEIAVEKNSTIIFPAQFFESTRTAFDFLQREKDESARLHVPEAPLPVSDRNGEMSFP; from the coding sequence ATGCCGAGGCTGGGTGTCGCCGTGGTGAGGCAGTACGAGCGTGGCGTGGTGTTCCGGCTGGGGAGGCTGCGCAACGTCCGGGAGCCCGGGATGCGGTTCATGATCCCGCTGGTCGACCGCATGGAGAAGGTGAGCCTGCGGACGGTCACCATGCCGATCCCGTCGCAGCAGATCATCACGCAGGACAACGTCTCCATCGGCGTGGCCGCGGTCGCCTACTTCCGGCGGGTCGACCCGGTGCGCTCCATCATCGAGATCGAGAACGTCGAGTCCGCCGTCGGCCAGTACGCCCAGACGACCGTCCGCAACATGGTCGGCCGCTCCACCCTCGACGAGGTGCTCAGCAACACCGAGGCGCTCAACGAGGCCATCAAGCGGGTCCTGGACGTCACGACGGAGCAGTGGGGAGTGCTCGTGCAGCTGGTCGAGCTCAAGGACATCGAGCTGCCGTCGTCGATGCAGCGGGCGATGGCCAAGCAGGCGGAGGCCGAGCGGGAGAAGCGCGCCAAGATCATCGCCGCCGAGGGCGAGGCCCTCAGCGTCGGCAAGCTCGCCGAGGCCGCCGACGTGATCGCCAGGAGCCCCATTGCGCTCCAGCTGCGCAACCTGCAGGTGCTCTCCGAGATCGCCGTCGAGAAGAACTCCACCATCATCTTCCCGGCGCAGTTCTTCGAGAGCACCCGAACGGCCTTCGACTTCCTGCAACGTGAGAAGGACGAGTCCGCGCGCCTCCACGTGCCGGAGGCACCGCTGCCCGTGAGCGACCGCAACGGCGAGATGTCCTTCCCGTAG
- a CDS encoding SDR family oxidoreductase, which produces MSTGADGAGRTAYRVDPKPIALVAGASRGLGLLIARELAARGHRLVVCARDADALEQAAADLRGRGADVHTEVCDVADNGAVTTMVSRAEARLGPIDTLVVVAGVIQVGPLESLERAHFQEAVGTMLWGPVNCALAVAPRMRDRGRGHIATVTSIGGFVSVPHLLPYSTAKFGAVGFTQGLRSELAGTGVTVTTVAPGLMRTGSHLRATFTGDHAAEYAWFAAGASLPLVSMDAERAASKIVDGVLRGRPLVVLTPLAKVRMRVAGLAPATTMRVMGLMARLLPAPPAEGATGTLEGREAERRLGDGAARVVRGLTVLGERAARRFNER; this is translated from the coding sequence GTGAGCACTGGAGCCGATGGAGCCGGCCGCACGGCATACCGGGTTGACCCGAAGCCGATCGCGCTGGTCGCGGGAGCGAGCCGGGGGCTGGGGCTGCTCATCGCCCGTGAGCTGGCCGCGCGCGGCCACCGCCTCGTCGTGTGCGCGCGCGACGCCGACGCGCTCGAGCAGGCGGCCGCCGACCTGCGCGGCCGGGGCGCCGACGTGCACACGGAGGTGTGCGACGTCGCCGACAACGGCGCGGTGACCACCATGGTCAGCAGGGCGGAGGCGCGGCTCGGCCCCATCGACACCCTGGTCGTGGTGGCCGGCGTCATCCAGGTCGGGCCGCTCGAGTCGCTGGAGCGGGCCCACTTCCAGGAGGCGGTCGGCACGATGCTCTGGGGCCCGGTCAACTGCGCGCTCGCCGTCGCGCCCCGGATGCGCGACCGCGGCCGCGGGCACATCGCCACGGTCACCTCCATCGGCGGCTTCGTCAGCGTGCCCCACCTGCTGCCCTACTCGACGGCGAAGTTCGGTGCCGTGGGCTTCACGCAGGGCCTGCGGTCCGAGCTCGCCGGCACGGGCGTCACCGTGACCACCGTCGCGCCCGGGCTGATGCGCACCGGCTCGCACCTGCGGGCCACCTTCACGGGTGACCACGCCGCGGAGTACGCCTGGTTCGCGGCGGGAGCGTCGCTGCCGCTGGTCTCCATGGACGCCGAGCGCGCGGCGTCGAAGATCGTCGACGGCGTGCTGCGCGGCCGACCCCTCGTCGTGCTCACCCCGCTCGCGAAGGTCAGGATGCGGGTGGCCGGGTTGGCTCCCGCCACCACGATGCGCGTCATGGGGCTCATGGCACGGCTGCTGCCGGCCCCGCCCGCTGAGGGCGCCACTGGCACGCTCGAGGGTCGCGAGGCCGAGCGGCGGCTCGGCGACGGCGCTGCGCGGGTCGTGCGCGGCCTCACGGTGCTCGGCGAGCGGGCCGCGAGGCGCTTCAACGAGCGCTGA
- a CDS encoding zinc-dependent alcohol dehydrogenase, with product MRALTWQGREKLSVETVPDPVISEPTDAIVKVTSTAICGSDLHLYTVLGPYLHQGDILGHEPMGVVEEVGPEVTHLKPGDRVVVPFNISCGSCWMCSRGLFAQCETTQNRAHGKGASLFGYTELYGSVPGGQAEYLRVPQAHFGPIKVPDEAPDERYLYLSDILPTAWQGVAYADVPEDGTLAVLGLGPVGQLAGRIGLHQGRRVIGVDRVPERLELARMYGMETVNLDEVDNVADALIELTVGRGADGVLDAVGMEAHGNPVMETAIKAVGLLPDAVARPMVDTMGTDRVDALTTAIKAVRRGGTVSVSGVYGGEVDPMPLMEMFDRGITMRLGQCHVKRWIGEILPVVEQDDDVLGLETLATHRPSLEEAPAAYELFQQKADGCIKVVLKP from the coding sequence GTGCGTGCACTGACCTGGCAGGGCAGGGAGAAGCTGAGCGTCGAGACGGTGCCCGACCCGGTCATCAGCGAGCCCACCGACGCGATCGTCAAGGTGACGTCGACGGCGATCTGCGGCTCTGACCTGCACCTGTACACGGTGCTCGGGCCCTACCTCCACCAGGGCGACATCCTCGGCCACGAGCCCATGGGCGTCGTCGAGGAGGTCGGCCCCGAGGTCACGCACCTCAAGCCCGGCGACCGGGTGGTGGTGCCGTTCAACATCTCCTGCGGCTCGTGCTGGATGTGCTCGCGCGGCCTGTTCGCCCAGTGCGAGACCACGCAGAACCGCGCCCACGGCAAGGGCGCCTCCCTGTTCGGTTACACCGAGCTCTACGGGTCGGTGCCCGGCGGGCAGGCGGAGTACCTGCGCGTGCCGCAGGCCCACTTCGGGCCCATCAAGGTCCCCGACGAGGCGCCTGACGAGCGGTACCTCTACCTCTCCGACATCCTGCCCACCGCGTGGCAGGGCGTGGCCTACGCCGACGTGCCCGAGGACGGCACGCTGGCGGTGCTCGGACTCGGCCCGGTGGGGCAGCTCGCCGGGCGGATCGGCCTGCACCAGGGACGCCGGGTCATCGGCGTCGACCGGGTGCCCGAGCGGCTCGAGCTCGCGCGCATGTACGGCATGGAGACGGTCAACCTCGACGAGGTCGACAACGTGGCCGATGCGCTGATCGAGCTGACCGTGGGCCGCGGAGCCGACGGCGTGCTGGACGCGGTCGGGATGGAGGCCCACGGCAACCCCGTCATGGAGACCGCGATCAAGGCGGTCGGCCTCCTCCCGGACGCCGTGGCGAGGCCGATGGTCGACACGATGGGCACCGACCGCGTCGACGCCCTCACCACCGCCATCAAGGCCGTGCGTCGCGGCGGGACGGTGTCGGTGAGCGGCGTCTACGGCGGTGAGGTCGACCCGATGCCGCTGATGGAGATGTTCGACCGCGGCATCACGATGCGCCTGGGCCAGTGCCACGTGAAGCGCTGGATCGGCGAGATCCTGCCCGTCGTGGAGCAGGACGACGACGTCCTGGGTCTCGAGACGCTGGCAACGCACCGGCCGTCGCTCGAGGAGGCGCCCGCCGCCTACGAGCTGTTCCAGCAGAAGGCCGACGGCTGCATCAAGGTCGTGCTCAAGCCCTGA
- a CDS encoding GNAT family N-acetyltransferase, with product MVLDGVGPEPVEVRRARREDVPAIVALLADDALGESREHPGDLSPYLAAFARIDADPAHLLVVAGAGGEVVGTLQLTVLPGLSRGGALRAQVEAVRVADSQRGEGLGQALLLWAVEEARARGCTLVQLTTDKQRTDAHRFYERLGFVASHEGLKLHLETA from the coding sequence GTGGTGCTCGATGGTGTGGGTCCGGAGCCGGTGGAGGTGCGCCGTGCCCGGCGCGAGGACGTGCCCGCCATCGTGGCCCTGCTCGCCGACGACGCGCTCGGCGAGTCCCGCGAACACCCCGGCGACCTCTCGCCCTACCTCGCCGCCTTCGCGCGCATCGACGCCGACCCGGCGCACCTGCTCGTCGTCGCCGGCGCCGGGGGCGAGGTCGTCGGCACCCTCCAGCTGACCGTCCTGCCGGGGCTGTCGAGGGGCGGCGCGCTCCGCGCCCAGGTCGAGGCCGTCCGGGTGGCCGACTCCCAACGGGGGGAGGGGCTCGGCCAGGCGCTGCTGCTCTGGGCGGTCGAGGAGGCCCGGGCCCGCGGATGCACCCTCGTGCAGCTCACCACCGACAAGCAGCGCACCGACGCCCACCGCTTCTACGAGCGGCTGGGGTTCGTCGCCTCGCACGAGGGCCTGAAGCTGCACCTGGAGACGGCATGA